The following proteins are encoded in a genomic region of Clarias gariepinus isolate MV-2021 ecotype Netherlands chromosome 12, CGAR_prim_01v2, whole genome shotgun sequence:
- the ldhba gene encoding L-lactate dehydrogenase B-A chain: protein MASVMEKLITPVSSGPAEPPTNKVTVVGVGQVGMACAISILERGLCDELALVDVLEDKLKGEMMDLQHGSLFLKTRKIVADKDYSVSANSRLVVVTAGVRQQEGESRLNLVQRNVNIFKHIIPQIVKYSPNCTILVVSNPVDIMTYVTWKLSGLPKHRVFGSGTNLDTARFRYMMAERLGIHASSFNGYVLGEHGDSSVPVWSGANVAGVNLQKLNPAIGTDQDGEKWKEVHKMVVDSAYEVIRLKGYTNWAIGMSVADLTESLVKNLNRVHPISTMVKGMYGIGDEVYLSLPCILNASGVGSVVNMTLTDGEVAQLKKSAETLWNIQKDLKDL from the exons ATGGCCTCAGTTATGGAGAAACTCATCACCCCCGTGAGCAGCGGCCCTGCAGAGCCACCCACCAACAAGGTGACTGTGGTGGGAGTGGGGCAAGTGGGCATGGCCTGTGCCATCAGCATCCTGGAGAGG ggCTTGTGTGATGAGCTGGCGCTGGTCGATGTGCTCGAGGACAAGCTGAAAGGAGAGATGATGGACCTGCAGCACGGCAGCCTCTTCCTTAAGACCCGCAAGATCGTCGCCGATAAGG ACTACTCCGTCTCTGCGAACTCGCGCCTGGTGGTGGTGACGGCCGGCGTGCGTCAGCAGGAGGGCGAAAGCCGCCTCAACCTGGTGCAGAGGAACGTCAACATCTTCAAGCACATCATCCCTCAGATCGTCAAATACAGTCCCAACTGCACCATCCTCGTCGTCTCCAACCCGG TGGACATCATGACCTACGTGACCTGGAAGCTCAGCGGCCTCCCCAAGCACCGCGTCTTCGGCAGCGGCACCAACCTGGACACCGCCCGCTTCCGCTACATGATGGCCGAGAGGCTGGGCATCCACGCCAGCAGCTTCAACGGCTACGTCCTGGGAGAGCACGGAGACTCCAGCG TGCCCGTGTGGAGCGGCGCCAACGTGGCCGGAGTGAACCTGCAGAAGCTCAACCCGGCCATCGGGACGGATCAGGACGGCGAGAAATGGAAGGAGGTTCACAAGATGGTGGTGGACAG CGCCTACGAGGTGATTAGACTGAAGGGTTACACTAACTGGGCCATCGGAATGAGCGTGGCGGATCTAACCGAAAGTCTGGTGAAGAACCTGAACAGAGTCCATCCCATCTCCACTATGGTCAAG ggcATGTACGGGATCGGCGATGAGGTGTATCTGAGCCTGCCCTGCATCCTGAACGCGAGCGGCGTGGGCAGCGTGGTCAACATGACCCTGACCGACGGCGAGGTGGCGCAGCTGAAGAAGAGCGCCGAAACTCTGTGGAACATCCAGAAAGACCTGAAGGACCTGTGA
- the kiss2 gene encoding kisspeptin 2, which translates to MKLQVLIIFTSVLVAQCASSRVSIPDLAGFGEDDQRGVDERSTSEDDKICFLLKEKDSESHISCKHRLTRSKFNYNPFGLRFGKRDERVMSERSGSRKMLPLLLFVRELEEAT; encoded by the exons ATGAAACTACAGGTGCTGATCATCTTCACGTCAGTCCTCGTGGCTCAGTGCGCATCCTCACGTGTCAGTATTCCAG ATTTAGCCGGATTCGGAGAGGACGATCAGAGAGGCGTGGACGAGCGGAGCACATCCGAGGACGACAAGATCTGCTTCCTGTTGAAGGAAAAGGATTCCGAGAGCCACATCTCCTGCAAGCACCGTTTGACCCGCAGTAAATTTAACTACAACCCATTCGGCCTGCGCTTCGGCAAGAGAGACGAGCGCGTCATGTCCGAGAGATCGGGATCGAGGAAAATGCTCCCGCTTCTGCTTTTCGTCAGAGAACTGGAGGAAGCGACATga